The Chlorocebus sabaeus isolate Y175 chromosome 9, mChlSab1.0.hap1, whole genome shotgun sequence genome includes a window with the following:
- the FGF8 gene encoding fibroblast growth factor 8 isoform X3, with protein sequence MGSPRSALSCLLLHLLVLCLQAQHVREQSLVTDQLSRRLIRTYQLYSRTSGKHVQVLANKRINAMAEDGDPFAKLIVETDTFGSRVRVRGAETGLYICMNKKGKLIAKSNGKGKDCVFTEIVLENNYTALQNAKYEGWYMAFTRKGRPRKGSKTRQHQREVHFMKRLPRGHHTTEQSLRFEFLNYPPFTRSLRGSQRTWAPEPR encoded by the exons GCTGTTGCACTTGCTGGTCCTCTGCCTCCAAGCCCAG CATGTGAGGGAGCAGAGCCTGGTGACAGATCAGCTCAGCCGCCGTCTCATCCGGACCTACCAGCTCTACAGCCGCACCAGCGGGAAGCACGTGCAGGTCCTGGCCAACAAGCGCATCAACGCCATGGCAGAGGACGGCGACCCCTTCG CAAAGCTCATCGTGGAGACGGACACCTTTGGAAGCAGAGTTCGAGTCCGAGGAGCCGAGACGGGCCTCTACATCTGCATGAACAAGAAGGGGAAGCTGATCGCCAAG AGCAACGGCAAAGGCAAGGACTGCGTCTTCACAGAGATTGTGCTGGAGAATAACTACACAGCGCTGCAGAATGCCAAGTACGAGGGATGGTACATGGCCTTCACTCGCAAGGGCCGGCCCCGCAAGGGCTCCAAGACACGGCAGCACCAGCGCGAGGTCCACTTCATGAAGCGGCTGCCCCGGGGCCACCACACCACCGAGCAGAGCCTGCGCTTCGAGTTCCTCAACTACCCGCCTTTCACGCGCAGCCTGCGCGGCAGCCAGAGGACTTGGGCCCCTGAGCCCCGATAG
- the FGF8 gene encoding fibroblast growth factor 8 isoform X2 — protein sequence MGSPRSALSCLLLHLLVLCLQAQVTVQSSPNFTQHVREQSLVTDQLSRRLIRTYQLYSRTSGKHVQVLANKRINAMAEDGDPFAKLIVETDTFGSRVRVRGAETGLYICMNKKGKLIAKSNGKGKDCVFTEIVLENNYTALQNAKYEGWYMAFTRKGRPRKGSKTRQHQREVHFMKRLPRGHHTTEQSLRFEFLNYPPFTRSLRGSQRTWAPEPR from the exons GCTGTTGCACTTGCTGGTCCTCTGCCTCCAAGCCCAG GTAACTGTTCAGTCCTCACCTAATTTTACACAGCATGTGAGGGAGCAGAGCCTGGTGACAGATCAGCTCAGCCGCCGTCTCATCCGGACCTACCAGCTCTACAGCCGCACCAGCGGGAAGCACGTGCAGGTCCTGGCCAACAAGCGCATCAACGCCATGGCAGAGGACGGCGACCCCTTCG CAAAGCTCATCGTGGAGACGGACACCTTTGGAAGCAGAGTTCGAGTCCGAGGAGCCGAGACGGGCCTCTACATCTGCATGAACAAGAAGGGGAAGCTGATCGCCAAG AGCAACGGCAAAGGCAAGGACTGCGTCTTCACAGAGATTGTGCTGGAGAATAACTACACAGCGCTGCAGAATGCCAAGTACGAGGGATGGTACATGGCCTTCACTCGCAAGGGCCGGCCCCGCAAGGGCTCCAAGACACGGCAGCACCAGCGCGAGGTCCACTTCATGAAGCGGCTGCCCCGGGGCCACCACACCACCGAGCAGAGCCTGCGCTTCGAGTTCCTCAACTACCCGCCTTTCACGCGCAGCCTGCGCGGCAGCCAGAGGACTTGGGCCCCTGAGCCCCGATAG
- the FGF8 gene encoding fibroblast growth factor 8 isoform X1, with translation MGSPRSALSCLLLHLLVLCLQAQEGPGGGPALGRELASLFRAGREPQGVSQQVTVQSSPNFTQHVREQSLVTDQLSRRLIRTYQLYSRTSGKHVQVLANKRINAMAEDGDPFAKLIVETDTFGSRVRVRGAETGLYICMNKKGKLIAKSNGKGKDCVFTEIVLENNYTALQNAKYEGWYMAFTRKGRPRKGSKTRQHQREVHFMKRLPRGHHTTEQSLRFEFLNYPPFTRSLRGSQRTWAPEPR, from the exons GCTGTTGCACTTGCTGGTCCTCTGCCTCCAAGCCCAG GAAGGCCCGGGCGGGGGCCCTGCGCTGGGCAGGGAGCTCGCTTCCCTGTTCCGGGCTGGCCGGGAGCCCCAGGGTGTCTCCCAACAG GTAACTGTTCAGTCCTCACCTAATTTTACACAGCATGTGAGGGAGCAGAGCCTGGTGACAGATCAGCTCAGCCGCCGTCTCATCCGGACCTACCAGCTCTACAGCCGCACCAGCGGGAAGCACGTGCAGGTCCTGGCCAACAAGCGCATCAACGCCATGGCAGAGGACGGCGACCCCTTCG CAAAGCTCATCGTGGAGACGGACACCTTTGGAAGCAGAGTTCGAGTCCGAGGAGCCGAGACGGGCCTCTACATCTGCATGAACAAGAAGGGGAAGCTGATCGCCAAG AGCAACGGCAAAGGCAAGGACTGCGTCTTCACAGAGATTGTGCTGGAGAATAACTACACAGCGCTGCAGAATGCCAAGTACGAGGGATGGTACATGGCCTTCACTCGCAAGGGCCGGCCCCGCAAGGGCTCCAAGACACGGCAGCACCAGCGCGAGGTCCACTTCATGAAGCGGCTGCCCCGGGGCCACCACACCACCGAGCAGAGCCTGCGCTTCGAGTTCCTCAACTACCCGCCTTTCACGCGCAGCCTGCGCGGCAGCCAGAGGACTTGGGCCCCTGAGCCCCGATAG